One Mycolicibacterium fallax genomic window, CCCCATCGCCGCCAGCGCCGCGTCGGCGGCGTCGAACACCTTGCCCTGGACGGCGCCCGCGGTGTCGGCCAGGCTGGCCGCCAGCCGGACGTCCTTCTGCAGCAGTCCGCCGGCGATCGGCGCGAGGTTGTCCAGGGTGCCGCCGAACATCGCGATGCTGCCCAGCGCCTTGCTGTTTGCCGAGCCGCGGGTGACCACCTCGCACATCTTGTCCCGCGGCACCCCCAGGGTTTCGCCGAGTTCCAGCAGGCTGATCGCGCTGCCGAGGTTCGCGCTGAACAGCAGGTTGTTCAGGATCTTGGTGACCTGGCCGGCGCCGAGCGGGCCCAGGTGCACGATCGGGTTGGCGTAGCTCTCGAAGATCGGCCGCACCCGCGCCACGTCGGCGTCCTCGCCGCCGACCATCACCAGCAGGGATTTGGCCTCCACCGCCGGAGCCCCGCCGGAGACCGGCGCGTCGACGATCGAAATACCCTGCGGGGCGGCCTTTTCGGCAAGTTCCCGGCAGGTGTCGGGGTGGATGGTGCTGTGCACCACGATGGTGCCGCCGGGCGCCATCCCGGCCAGCAGGCCGGTCTCGCCGTAGACCAGTTCGCGCACGTCGTCGTCGCCGACCACGCACAGGCACACCACGTCGCTGGCCGCCGCCAGCGCGGCGGGCGTCTCGGCGTAGCGGGCGGGGGTGTCGGCGTAGGGCTCCAGCGAGGAGGCTCGGCGGGCCCACAGCGTGGTCGGGATGCCCGCCTCGGCGATGGCGCGGGCCATCGGGCCGCCCTGGCTGCCCAGTCCGATGAATCCGACTCGTGTCACGTGGCCTCCCTAGCCGATGGCATTACTGAATGCATTTCTGTAGATACGACAGTACGCTGCGGTGATAGTCCTCGGCCCGGTGTCCCAGGCTCAGGTTGTGCCCGGCGCCGACCTGGCGGGACAGCTCGACGCTCGGCGCCGCGGTGAACAGCGCACCGACCTGCGCCATCGCGGAATCATCGTTGCGCCAGACCCGTTCGTGCTCGCCGAGGGTGAAGCGCACCGGCACCCGCACCCGGGCGGCCAACTCGGGGAAGGTCTGGGTCCAGGTGGACACCAGGTCCGCCTCATACCCGGGGGAGATCGGCCCACCGGGGATGCGCACCGCGCCGGCCACCCCGCTCGGGTAGAGCTGAGCGGGCTCCCACAGCAGCTCGCGCAGCCCGGTCGGGATCCGCTCGGCCGAGGCGCCGGCCAGGATCCGCCGGGCCTCGGGCTGCTGCTCGATGCCGGTGCCGGAGATCTCGATCCCGAGCAGGTCGGCGCCGGTGGGCGCGGTGGCCATCCGCAGCACCAACTCGCTGCCGTTGGAGTGCGCCAGCAGGAAGATCCCGGCGCCGCGGTCCCGGTCGCCGAGAATGGCCTCGACGGCCCGGTGTGCCATCTCGACGCGCCGCGCCGGATCGGCGAACTCCTCGGGATACAGCGCCGAGGCGCCGAAGCCCGGCCGGTCCAGGCTCAGCACGGTGAACCCGGCCTCGGCCGCCAACCGCGGCAGCGACTGCTCGGGATGCCCGGGCGGATCGAAGTAGGCGGCGTGGGTGGCGCCGCCGTGCACCGCGACGATGGTGGCGCGCGGTGACCCGACGGCCGACAGGATGCCCGACATCGGGACCCCGTCGACGAGCACGACGCGCGGGGTGCTCATTCGGTGCGCAGCAGCAGCACGCCGCTGGGGGTGAGACCGCCCGAACTGGCCACCGCCACCTTGGCGTTGGCGACCTGTCGGTCGCCGGCCTCGCCGCGCAGCTGGCTGACCGCCTCGTGGATCAGCCCCATGCCGTGGGTGCGCCCGTGCGAGAGCTGGCCGCCGTGGGTGTTGAGCGGGAGCACCCCGTCGCGGGCAATATTGGTACCGCCGTCCAGGAAGTCTTTCGACTCGCCGATGCCGCAGAACCCCAGCGCCTCGATCCAGGACAGGCAGTTGAAGGTGAACCCGTCGTAGAGCTCGGCCACATCGACATCGGCCGGCCGCAGATCGGTGCGGGTCCACAGGTGCGCGGCCTGGCCGAGCACCTGCGGCTCGTGGGTCAAGGTGGTCTGGTCCCAGTCGGTGCGCTCGATGATCTGGGTGCCGACCGCCTCGATCCGCACCGGCGGCTTGGCCAGGTCGGCGGCGGCGTCGACGGCCGAGACCACCACCGCCACCGCACCGTCGCACGGCACGTCGCAGTCGTACAGCCCGAACGGCGTGGTGATCGGCCGCGCCGACAGGTAGTCCGCCATGGTCATCGGATCTCGGTAGATCGCCGTCGGATTCAGCGCGGCGTTGGCGCGCTGGTTCAGCGCGATCCAGCCCAGGGTCTCCCGGGTGGTGCCGTAGCGGTGAAAGTGCCGCTGCGCGTTGAGCGCCAGGGTGTGCGCGGCCGACATCGCCCCGAACGGCATCTGCCAGCTGTTGGTGCGGGTGCCGCCCGGCGGGGAGATCCGGCCCTCCTTCATCAGCGCCTGGAAGGTCGCCTCCCACAGGGTGCGGAAACACAGCACGTGCCGGGCCATCCCGGTGGCGACGGCCATCACCGCGGCGATCACCGAACCGCCGGGGCCGAAGGTGTCCATGCCGCCGTTGATCCAGGTCGGTTTGATGCCGAGGGCTCCCTCCAGCACCGACACCCCGCCCTCGCCCATGCCGACGGCGTCCATCGACGGGTAGGTCGACAGGCCGTCGATGTCATCGAGGGTCAAACCGGCGTCGGCGACGGCGGCCTCACACGCCTCGATGGTCAGCGACAGCGGCGGCACCATCAGCCGCCGGCCCATCCGGGACGCACCGATCCCGGTGATCGCCGCGCGGTCCTCGAACTTCTCCCGGGTCAGCATCGGGCGCACGTGCCGGGCGAAGTCGGTCGGCGCGATCTCGTCGGCCGGCAGCGCGCCGTGCTCGACGGGCTGCACCGGCGCGAACAGCGGCAGCCACACGTCGTCGTGCTGCTCGAAGTACACCTCGACGATCTGGCCGATCTCCAGATCGGTGCCGTCGCCGGTGATGTTGGTGGTCAGCCGAACCCGCGGATCCTCCTCGATGGCCACCTGCGCCACCACGTAGGGCGGCTTGAGGCCGGGCATGGCGAAGCGATGGTTGACGGTGAACGCCGAGAGCACCGCCCGGCCGGACACCGCACGCACCCCGAGGTCGTGGCTGCGGCAGTACCGGCAGATCGGCTGCGGCGGATGGATCAGCGCCGAGCAGGCCTGGCACTCCTGGATCCGCAGCGTCCCGTCGGCGCCGGAGTGCCAGAAGAACTCGTTGTCAAAGGTCAGCTGCGGCAACGGAAGTCGATGACTCACCGGGTGAACCCCCACTCTGCCTCGTTGGAATCAACCTTCAGATGCTCGGCCGGGTCCGGGTCGGCCAGATCGCCGCGCGGTGGCGGCGGATCGTCGGGGCGACGCTCGCTGTACTCCATGATGGCGTGCACCGGGCAGTCCATCAGCGCACGCAGCACCGCGTCGCGGTCGGCCTCCGGGATGTCGCCGTCGCCGACCAGCACGGCATACCCCCAGTCGTCCAGGGAGAAGTACCTCGGCGCGTGTTTGGCGCAGACGCCGAACCCGTCGCACAGCGTGCGGTCCAGCTTGATGCGCATCCGATCGCTCACTGTGCCTCCACCTCGAAGGGACGCTGGGGTGCGTACCCGCCCGGACGGCAGTCCGGGCAGGCGTGCTCGAGGTGCGCGGCGACCTCGGCGGGGAACTTCTCCAGCAGACTGGCGGCGATATTCGTCGCGGCGTCCAGGGTGCCGCAGGCGCCGCGCCCGGGCAGCACCTGCGACCAGCGGCGCAGCGCATCGACGTCCTCGGCGGCGGCGGTCTGCTCGCGCAGCGCCACCGCCACCGCGGCCATCGCGGCGGTGCCGTTGAAACAGGACCCGCACTGTCCGGCGTTCTCCCGGCCGAAGTACTCCAGCACCGCGGCGGCCACCGCGACCGGGCATTCGGCGGTGATCAGCGACACCGCACCGCAGCCCAGGCCGCTGCCGATCGCGGTGAACCCGGCGTGGTCGACGGTGGCCTCGAGCACCTCCCGGTTGACCAGCCCGGCGAAGTACCCGCCGAGCAGCGCGCCGCGCACCGATTCGGCCGGCACCCCGCGGTGGG contains:
- a CDS encoding alpha/beta hydrolase; this encodes MSTPRVVLVDGVPMSGILSAVGSPRATIVAVHGGATHAAYFDPPGHPEQSLPRLAAEAGFTVLSLDRPGFGASALYPEEFADPARRVEMAHRAVEAILGDRDRGAGIFLLAHSNGSELVLRMATAPTGADLLGIEISGTGIEQQPEARRILAGASAERIPTGLRELLWEPAQLYPSGVAGAVRIPGGPISPGYEADLVSTWTQTFPELAARVRVPVRFTLGEHERVWRNDDSAMAQVGALFTAAPSVELSRQVGAGHNLSLGHRAEDYHRSVLSYLQKCIQ
- a CDS encoding NAD(P)-dependent oxidoreductase; the encoded protein is MTRVGFIGLGSQGGPMARAIAEAGIPTTLWARRASSLEPYADTPARYAETPAALAAASDVVCLCVVGDDDVRELVYGETGLLAGMAPGGTIVVHSTIHPDTCRELAEKAAPQGISIVDAPVSGGAPAVEAKSLLVMVGGEDADVARVRPIFESYANPIVHLGPLGAGQVTKILNNLLFSANLGSAISLLELGETLGVPRDKMCEVVTRGSANSKALGSIAMFGGTLDNLAPIAGGLLQKDVRLAASLADTAGAVQGKVFDAADAALAAMGHPR
- a CDS encoding thiolase C-terminal domain-containing protein, producing the protein MSHRLPLPQLTFDNEFFWHSGADGTLRIQECQACSALIHPPQPICRYCRSHDLGVRAVSGRAVLSAFTVNHRFAMPGLKPPYVVAQVAIEEDPRVRLTTNITGDGTDLEIGQIVEVYFEQHDDVWLPLFAPVQPVEHGALPADEIAPTDFARHVRPMLTREKFEDRAAITGIGASRMGRRLMVPPLSLTIEACEAAVADAGLTLDDIDGLSTYPSMDAVGMGEGGVSVLEGALGIKPTWINGGMDTFGPGGSVIAAVMAVATGMARHVLCFRTLWEATFQALMKEGRISPPGGTRTNSWQMPFGAMSAAHTLALNAQRHFHRYGTTRETLGWIALNQRANAALNPTAIYRDPMTMADYLSARPITTPFGLYDCDVPCDGAVAVVVSAVDAAADLAKPPVRIEAVGTQIIERTDWDQTTLTHEPQVLGQAAHLWTRTDLRPADVDVAELYDGFTFNCLSWIEALGFCGIGESKDFLDGGTNIARDGVLPLNTHGGQLSHGRTHGMGLIHEAVSQLRGEAGDRQVANAKVAVASSGGLTPSGVLLLRTE
- a CDS encoding ferredoxin, translating into MRIKLDRTLCDGFGVCAKHAPRYFSLDDWGYAVLVGDGDIPEADRDAVLRALMDCPVHAIMEYSERRPDDPPPPRGDLADPDPAEHLKVDSNEAEWGFTR